In the genome of Blastopirellula marina, one region contains:
- a CDS encoding PepSY-associated TM helix domain-containing protein, with protein MHKRWRSLWLSIHRWLGIVAGLMFVLMGLTGSFLVFHHAIDAWLNPDLLHSSDATSSRPLEEILTVAREIGLKDGKVLRYADAPHEAGGVWNIWFLGKDKGAAFHHVYIDPATADVTGQRVRGKYLATWIFKLHIELFAGRRGAILVGISGILLMVSLTSGVYLWWPLWKHSWRSAFAVRRGSRLVFDLHKVLGLVSVPLLMMIAFSGVYMVFPAWFEPLGKLLNTQADSQPPALVSRPARDSARISSDQAIAIGLSQLPGSKLHRVYFPTSEDGVYAIRLRQPEDIRRTTGSSRVWIEQYSGEVLAVRDWNEQSAIDTFFAWQLPLHNGEAFGLAGQCVVFAAGFLPAFLYGTGLWLWWRKGRAKRRQRKELLIAAQNDEA; from the coding sequence ATGCATAAACGATGGCGAAGCCTCTGGCTGTCCATACACCGGTGGCTAGGCATAGTCGCGGGGCTCATGTTTGTTCTCATGGGTCTCACCGGCAGCTTTCTTGTTTTCCATCATGCAATTGATGCGTGGCTCAATCCGGATTTGCTTCATAGTAGCGACGCAACTTCGTCTCGACCCCTAGAGGAGATTTTGACCGTTGCCAGAGAGATTGGCCTAAAGGATGGCAAGGTATTGCGATATGCCGACGCCCCGCACGAGGCAGGCGGTGTCTGGAACATTTGGTTTCTAGGGAAAGATAAGGGGGCCGCGTTCCATCATGTATATATCGATCCCGCTACGGCAGATGTGACCGGACAACGTGTCCGGGGGAAGTATTTGGCCACATGGATCTTTAAGCTGCATATCGAACTATTTGCCGGACGCCGTGGTGCAATCCTGGTGGGTATTTCCGGAATCCTGTTGATGGTCTCACTGACATCCGGCGTCTATCTTTGGTGGCCGCTATGGAAGCATAGTTGGCGGTCTGCGTTTGCGGTTCGGCGTGGTTCGCGACTTGTGTTCGACTTGCATAAAGTGCTGGGACTCGTCAGTGTTCCGCTGCTCATGATGATTGCCTTTTCCGGCGTTTATATGGTCTTTCCCGCCTGGTTCGAGCCCCTTGGAAAGTTGTTGAATACCCAAGCCGACTCCCAACCACCGGCCCTCGTTTCCCGCCCCGCTCGTGACTCTGCTCGGATTAGTTCCGATCAAGCCATTGCGATTGGCCTGAGTCAGCTACCTGGATCCAAATTGCACCGAGTCTATTTTCCCACGAGTGAAGACGGCGTTTACGCAATTCGACTGCGTCAGCCAGAGGATATTCGACGCACCACCGGCAGCAGTCGTGTTTGGATTGAGCAATACAGTGGAGAGGTGTTGGCCGTTCGCGATTGGAATGAGCAGTCAGCGATCGATACATTCTTTGCCTGGCAATTGCCATTGCACAACGGTGAAGCGTTTGGGCTCGCAGGACAATGCGTCGTATTCGCAGCAGGGTTTTTACCAGCCTTTTTGTACGGCACAGGCCTATGGTTGTGGTGGCGGAAAGGACGAGCCAAGCGTCGCCAGAGAAAGGAACTGCTTATCGCGGCACAAAACGACGAAGCCTGA
- a CDS encoding neutral/alkaline non-lysosomal ceramidase N-terminal domain-containing protein: protein MNRSIHRRSFLKETIRSSAAIGLAGSTAPLFASSTSPRLQAGQGIVDTSVPNGVELGGFHRPPDNPRVATGVRQPTASRAIALRCGDVEVALVSLDVLAVSSDFTQKVQSRVQGELGIPAQNVHITATHTHSTPSFIHLRQWGKIPEAYMVQTIDAVVQSIKLAYADLAPAELFLGKAQAKGANFNRTTPNHRTDLEFDQNSTDAERWVDTLLQTLRFQRVAGKPDIIWYHFSSHPVCFTDTLSGPDWVGMVVNMVKDSEGVEPGFWQGHAGDVNPGDGKRWIGTPDQSANAVYSAIKDALSSSVSVPVQEIRPTAGKFLLPYDHQRVARDVEAYRTHPETCSGGTWVDPPFAADWYAAAKDWPAEPQGLAAPMSAISLGPIGMLFQPTELYSYYGIEIRKTSPFEHTLVVGYTDDETGYVTDPSAYEQLDYAAIVGPKILNRPYFQPTSGRELSKAAKAMLASLS, encoded by the coding sequence ATGAATCGTTCAATTCACCGCCGCTCGTTCCTGAAGGAGACAATACGCAGCAGCGCAGCGATCGGTCTCGCAGGTAGCACCGCTCCGCTGTTCGCCTCTTCCACGTCCCCGCGGTTGCAGGCCGGGCAAGGGATCGTCGACACCTCGGTTCCTAATGGCGTTGAACTGGGGGGCTTCCATCGACCGCCTGATAATCCGCGTGTCGCCACCGGCGTTCGTCAGCCAACTGCTTCCCGTGCTATTGCGCTGCGTTGTGGCGATGTCGAAGTCGCCCTCGTCTCGCTCGACGTATTGGCAGTTTCTTCCGACTTCACCCAAAAGGTACAGTCGCGTGTGCAAGGCGAACTCGGTATTCCTGCTCAAAACGTGCACATTACCGCGACGCACACGCATTCGACTCCGTCATTTATCCACTTGCGTCAATGGGGAAAGATCCCGGAAGCCTACATGGTCCAGACGATTGATGCCGTCGTGCAATCGATCAAATTGGCCTACGCCGATCTCGCGCCGGCGGAACTCTTTCTTGGAAAGGCACAAGCCAAAGGGGCGAACTTCAATCGCACAACGCCCAACCATCGAACCGACCTGGAGTTCGATCAGAACTCGACAGACGCTGAGCGATGGGTAGACACACTATTGCAAACGCTTCGTTTTCAGCGAGTAGCAGGAAAGCCAGATATCATCTGGTACCACTTTTCTTCGCACCCGGTTTGTTTCACCGACACCCTTTCAGGCCCCGACTGGGTGGGAATGGTCGTGAATATGGTAAAGGATTCGGAAGGAGTCGAACCAGGCTTCTGGCAGGGCCATGCCGGCGACGTGAACCCAGGCGACGGCAAGCGTTGGATTGGCACTCCTGATCAGTCAGCGAATGCCGTTTATTCAGCAATAAAAGATGCGTTGAGTTCCTCTGTTTCGGTTCCAGTGCAAGAGATCCGACCGACCGCTGGCAAGTTTCTTTTACCGTACGACCACCAGCGGGTTGCCCGAGACGTCGAAGCGTACCGCACCCATCCCGAGACCTGCAGTGGAGGAACGTGGGTCGACCCTCCCTTCGCTGCCGATTGGTACGCAGCGGCCAAAGACTGGCCTGCTGAGCCCCAGGGGCTGGCCGCACCGATGTCGGCCATATCGCTTGGTCCGATCGGCATGCTGTTCCAGCCGACCGAACTTTATAGCTACTACGGGATCGAGATTCGCAAGACATCACCATTCGAGCATACGCTTGTCGTAGGTTACACAGACGACGAAACAGGTTACGTGACCGACCCCAGCGCATACGAACAACTTGACTATGCCGCAATCGTCGGCCCTAAGATCCTCAACCGCCCCTACTTCCAGCCAACTTCGGGCCGCGAATTGTCAAAGGCCGCCAAGGCCATGCTGGCCAGCCTCAGCTAG